The following nucleotide sequence is from Deltaproteobacteria bacterium.
ACTGGCCCGACCAATGCACTCAGCTTGCTCGTCGGTAGTGCCGTCGCAGCACAAGCCGCCCACTACGGTGCGACACCAATGGTGGTAGGTGTCACCTTGGCATTCGTCGTCGGCATCATCCAACTCTTTGCTGGCCTTCTCCATCTCGATGCCGTCGCCGATTATATATCACAGCCAGTTTTGCGAGGATATATTACCGGCGCGGCGACACTCGTTGGTGCCGGGCAACTTGCGAATGCCGTTGGCACTAACGCCAAGAGTGGCAATCTGTGGGAAACGCTGGCTAATTGGTTTGTCACGCTGCCCAACACACAACCATTGGCTGTCGCATTTGCGTTAGGCACGCTCACGACCGTGCTCCTCCTCCGTCGCGTCAATCGACGCGTTCCGGGCGCACCGGTGGCAATGATTGTCAGTATTCTCTTGACGATCGTGCTCGACCTTCACACGTACGGGTTACGGCTGGTGCGTGATCTCGCTCCCATCCCTGCGGGACTTCCTCCGTTCACCATACCGGATTTGACGTTGCTCACAGGTCTGCTTCCGGCAGCAGTGGCCTGTGCTGTGCTCTCTCTGGTCGAATCGAGTTCAGTGGCACGCGGCTTGGCTGCACGAAGCGGTCAACGCCTCGACCTTGCCGTCGAGTTTACCGGACAAGGCCTGGCGAATGTCGCCGCGGGATTTTGCGGCGGGTATCCCGTAAGCGGAAGCATGGGACGATCTGCCTTGAACCAACAGTCCGGTGCAGAAAGCCGTCTGTCGGGAGTCTTTTGCGGCTTGCTGATGCTGTCGGTTTTGCTCTTCCTCGGACCACTGGTTTCCTACACACCAGTCGCCAGTCTGGCTGGCTTGTTGTTTCTTCTCGCCAACGATCTCATTGACCGTGAACGAATTCGTACCATTCTCCAGAGCACTCGGGGTGATCGCCTTGCGTTTCTCGCCACCGTGCTCGGCGCCTGGAGTCTGCCGCTCGACAAAGCGATTTACTTCGGGGTTGGTATCAGCATTTTTCTCTTTCTCCGTCGCGCACGCCTCCTTTCTATGCGTGAGATGGTTCTCGGCGAGGATCAACGGTTTCGTGAAATTTCCTTACGATCCCAGGAAGACCAACAGTCGTGCAGCTCAATTCGTATTTTGAACCTGTGGGGACCCTTGTTTTTTGCCGTCGCCGGAGAGCTCGATAACGCCTTGGACCCATTTGTGAACGATCCAACCCTGCGCGTGTTGATTCTCCGCGTCAGAGAGGTGCAGGACTTTGATGTCACCACCGCCACCGTCATTGAAGCAGCCGCAAAAAAGATGGCCTCACAAGGACGGACCTTACTCGTCCTTGGCGTTCACCCCCCTATCTCGACATTGTTTGAAAAGACTGGCATCGGCGACCGTATCGGTACCGACAACATATTTCCAATGCAAACCGGGCTATTCACTGCGATGGAGTTCGCGCTACAACGCGCGCTATCACTGATAGGCAAACATGGCTGTGAGGATCACTGCCCGTTTGCCAAATATGTCGAAGAACAAGAGGAGCTGCGCAGAACCGCTGATGTCTCCGCCAGGGCTATTTGGATCCCTGACTTGTGAGAAACCGCTCGATACGCGCAACGCCTTCGTGGAGATTCTCCATCGAGGTGGTGTAGGTAATGCGCATATAACGTTCAGAGGCGTTCTTGCCAAAATCGCGACCAGGCGTGACTGCGACTCCAGCTTTCATCAACAGATCTTCGGCCAAAGCAAACGTATCATTCGTGAAACGTGAACAATCGGCGTAAATATAAAAGGCTCCAACAGGAGTGACGGGAACCTCTAGTCCAATCTTCCTCAAAGCAGGAAGGAGAAAATCTCGGCGGCGTTGAAACTCTGCGCGTCGCGCTTCGGTAATCGCTAGCGTTTCCGGGCGAAACGCCGCAAGCGCTGCATGCTGGGCAAGATTCGGTGGGCAAATGAACAGATTCTGCGCGAGTTTCTCGATCTCTCGCACATAAGACTTCGGCACGACCAACCAACCAATACGCCAGCCAGTCATCTGGAAGTACTTAGAGAAACTATTGAGGACGAAAATCTCGTCAGAGATAGCGAGCGCTGTCGAAGCATCGAAGCCATAGGTGAGGCCGTGGTAAATTTCATCGACAATGAGACGACCACCTCGCGCATGGACAACACCAGCGATGGTACGCATCTCGGTATCAGCGATCATCGTTCCGGTCGGATTCGATGGAGACGCCAACATCGCCGCCACTGTCTTCGCTGACCAGTGTTGTTGCACCATTGCGGCGGTGAGCTGATAGGCATCTTGTGGCCCCGTCGCGATCAATTTGGCTTGCCCTTCTAACGTGCGCACGAAATGGCGATTACAGGGGTAGCTTGGGTCACCCATCAGAACTTCGTTACCAGGAGAGAGTAAGACACCGAGTACTAAAAGAAGGGCTCCACTCCCACCAGCAGCGACAACGATTCGTTCAGCAGGAACGTTAATGTGATAACGTGATGCGTACCAACCAGAGATGGCTTCGCGCAGCGCAGAAGTTCCAAGTGCCGGGGTGTAGTGAATGTTCCCGTGTTGCAATGCAGCCATTCCTGCATCGATAATCGGTTGCGGCGTGGCGAAATCCGGCTCACCCACTTCCATGTGAATAATCGAACGGCCTTGCGCTTCCAATTCACGCGCTTTGGTAAATAATTCGACCGCTTCAAACGCGGCAACATCGTTCATGCGGGCAGCAAGATGAGGAGTCACCTTCATGAGTATTTCCTATTGTTCTTGTCTTGTAGGGTGCGCTGCACCCGCGCATCCTTTCGCCACTCGACCCTCGTATTCGTGCGCAGAGCGCACGCTACGGAATCCCCCCGTCATGAGGCAAAAGTTTCTAACAATTTCTTCCGATAATAATCCTGCTGCTCACGAGTTGTGCCAGTCGAAGGAACCGCCAAGATCGTCGTATCTAACAATCCGTTTCTCTCCTGCACCTTCGCTCGCACACGATCAATCGGACCGACTGCACAGAAAGCGTCGACCATCTCACGAGAAATCAAATCGACGGC
It contains:
- a CDS encoding SulP family inorganic anion transporter, with the translated sequence MFARYLPFRDLHSYRFAYVQRDLVASASVTFLDIPQGVAYAIIAGLPPAMGLYAAAIPAIIGALFRSSRHVVTGPTNALSLLVGSAVAAQAAHYGATPMVVGVTLAFVVGIIQLFAGLLHLDAVADYISQPVLRGYITGAATLVGAGQLANAVGTNAKSGNLWETLANWFVTLPNTQPLAVAFALGTLTTVLLLRRVNRRVPGAPVAMIVSILLTIVLDLHTYGLRLVRDLAPIPAGLPPFTIPDLTLLTGLLPAAVACAVLSLVESSSVARGLAARSGQRLDLAVEFTGQGLANVAAGFCGGYPVSGSMGRSALNQQSGAESRLSGVFCGLLMLSVLLFLGPLVSYTPVASLAGLLFLLANDLIDRERIRTILQSTRGDRLAFLATVLGAWSLPLDKAIYFGVGISIFLFLRRARLLSMREMVLGEDQRFREISLRSQEDQQSCSSIRILNLWGPLFFAVAGELDNALDPFVNDPTLRVLILRVREVQDFDVTTATVIEAAAKKMASQGRTLLVLGVHPPISTLFEKTGIGDRIGTDNIFPMQTGLFTAMEFALQRALSLIGKHGCEDHCPFAKYVEEQEELRRTADVSARAIWIPDL
- a CDS encoding pyridoxal phosphate-dependent aminotransferase, producing the protein MKVTPHLAARMNDVAAFEAVELFTKARELEAQGRSIIHMEVGEPDFATPQPIIDAGMAALQHGNIHYTPALGTSALREAISGWYASRYHINVPAERIVVAAGGSGALLLVLGVLLSPGNEVLMGDPSYPCNRHFVRTLEGQAKLIATGPQDAYQLTAAMVQQHWSAKTVAAMLASPSNPTGTMIADTEMRTIAGVVHARGGRLIVDEIYHGLTYGFDASTALAISDEIFVLNSFSKYFQMTGWRIGWLVVPKSYVREIEKLAQNLFICPPNLAQHAALAAFRPETLAITEARRAEFQRRRDFLLPALRKIGLEVPVTPVGAFYIYADCSRFTNDTFALAEDLLMKAGVAVTPGRDFGKNASERYMRITYTTSMENLHEGVARIERFLTSQGSK